A genome region from Longimicrobium sp. includes the following:
- a CDS encoding endonuclease/exonuclease/phosphatase family protein, with protein MRILTWNCCRGPFAAKTDLLRALAPDIAVVQECARPAEESHRLRWVGDNPRQGVAVMGGDGWSVEPIAVAAETKKWIVPFRVSGPVDFTLVAVWALPDRSSYSRMVCHGIDALSDLVSSGPTVVTGDFNANPVFDGKRRDWTYATIEARLHAHELASAYHEFHREAPGEESRATYYHMWRRDLAYHLDYCFVPRAWLPRIADVGVGSYEAWEGRSDHRPVIIDLGGSGMDRVGAESEEDPTVSAPAPRPGRRNT; from the coding sequence TTGAGAATCCTTACCTGGAACTGCTGCCGCGGGCCGTTCGCGGCGAAGACCGACCTCCTGCGCGCGCTGGCGCCGGACATCGCCGTGGTGCAGGAGTGCGCGCGGCCGGCCGAGGAGTCGCACCGCCTGCGCTGGGTGGGCGACAACCCGCGGCAGGGCGTGGCGGTGATGGGGGGCGACGGCTGGTCCGTCGAGCCGATCGCGGTGGCGGCGGAGACGAAGAAGTGGATCGTCCCGTTCCGCGTCAGCGGGCCGGTGGATTTCACCCTGGTGGCCGTATGGGCGCTGCCGGACCGGAGCAGCTACTCGCGCATGGTCTGCCACGGGATCGACGCGCTGTCGGACCTCGTCTCCAGCGGCCCCACGGTGGTGACGGGCGACTTCAACGCGAACCCCGTCTTCGACGGCAAGCGCAGGGACTGGACGTACGCCACCATCGAGGCGCGGCTGCACGCGCACGAGCTGGCGAGCGCATACCACGAGTTCCACCGCGAGGCGCCGGGCGAGGAGTCGCGCGCCACGTACTACCACATGTGGCGGCGCGACCTCGCCTATCACCTCGACTACTGCTTCGTCCCGCGCGCGTGGCTGCCTCGCATCGCGGACGTCGGCGTCGGCTCGTACGAGGCGTGGGAGGGGCGCAGCGACCACCGGCCGGTGATCATCGATCTCGGGGGAAGCGGGATGGACCGCGTCGGCGCCGAATCCGAAGAAGATCCGACGGTCTCCGCCCCGGCGCCGCGGCCGGGCCGACGAAACACTTGA
- a CDS encoding pyridoxal-dependent decarboxylase yields MTDYGTSSRREAPVDLASVFLGPKAENADVFERLLLEAVRDHVFWRRNFHPEDGFEVTEARKRTPAYERSITTLAQELMGLLGELKAGVPFFSPRYIGHMSSDLTMASLVGYFATLLYNPNNVAAEASPVTTRMELEVADQLARMIGYDPPRHWGHLTSGGTVANFEALWVARNVKYLPVAVRWAADELSLADVGVRLPAGGGADLRAMDLWQLLNVTPTDALDLVEHFRERVGDPNAAAAAVTRHSLAGLGYQEFGRRLAAQFGDSLPAAAVLVPSTAHYSWEKICRALGIGGAQLVHVPVDRRFRMDPDALRAGLATLAESRQPVIACISVIGTTEESAVDRLDLVAEVRDEAARRHGVAFHLHADAAWGGYAASITLGADGERRSYEQALADYAPEPWPEEGVYRALAALGRTDSVTIDPHKLGFVPYPAGAVSFRDVRVRDLVAVEAPYVFHEGGNAASYIGRFILEGSKPGAAAAAVWMSHKVLPLDARGYGRLVGETARGAHLLHRRISAGDWAPFRLVPLPEPDLNIVCFAVGHPSLATLEETNALADRVYGAMSVAAGRSARDLEYVVTKTVLRAHEYGRAAEPIVRALGFTFDDYERAGGVAVIRCTVMDPFFAAGRGREDFVAGFARALRRVLEQVL; encoded by the coding sequence ATGACGGACTACGGCACTTCCTCACGACGCGAGGCCCCGGTGGACCTCGCGTCGGTGTTTCTGGGGCCCAAGGCGGAGAACGCCGACGTGTTCGAGCGGCTGCTGCTGGAGGCCGTGCGCGACCACGTGTTCTGGCGCCGCAACTTCCACCCCGAAGATGGCTTCGAGGTCACCGAGGCGCGCAAGCGCACGCCGGCCTACGAGCGCTCCATCACCACCCTGGCGCAGGAGCTGATGGGGTTGCTGGGCGAGCTGAAGGCCGGCGTGCCCTTCTTCAGCCCGCGCTACATCGGGCACATGTCGAGCGACCTGACGATGGCCAGCCTCGTCGGGTACTTCGCCACCCTGCTGTACAACCCCAACAACGTGGCCGCCGAGGCCAGCCCGGTGACCACGCGCATGGAGCTGGAGGTGGCCGACCAGCTGGCGCGGATGATCGGCTACGATCCCCCGCGCCACTGGGGCCACCTCACCTCCGGCGGCACCGTCGCCAACTTCGAGGCGCTCTGGGTCGCCCGGAACGTGAAGTATCTCCCCGTCGCGGTGCGCTGGGCCGCGGACGAGCTGAGTCTCGCCGACGTGGGCGTGCGCCTTCCCGCCGGCGGCGGCGCGGACCTGCGCGCGATGGACCTCTGGCAGCTGCTCAACGTCACGCCGACGGACGCGCTGGACCTGGTCGAGCACTTCCGCGAGCGCGTGGGCGACCCGAACGCCGCCGCGGCGGCGGTGACGCGGCACTCGCTTGCCGGGCTCGGCTACCAGGAGTTCGGCCGCCGCCTGGCCGCGCAGTTCGGCGACTCGCTGCCGGCCGCGGCGGTGCTGGTGCCGTCGACCGCGCACTACTCGTGGGAGAAGATCTGCCGCGCCCTGGGGATCGGCGGGGCGCAGCTGGTGCACGTGCCCGTCGACCGCCGCTTCCGCATGGACCCCGACGCGCTGCGGGCGGGGCTCGCGACGCTGGCGGAGAGTCGGCAGCCGGTGATCGCCTGCATCTCGGTGATCGGGACCACGGAGGAAAGCGCCGTCGACCGGCTCGACCTCGTGGCCGAGGTGCGGGACGAGGCGGCGCGGCGGCACGGGGTGGCGTTCCATCTCCATGCCGACGCGGCGTGGGGCGGCTATGCGGCGTCGATCACGCTGGGCGCCGACGGCGAGCGGCGCAGCTACGAGCAGGCGCTGGCCGACTACGCGCCCGAGCCGTGGCCCGAGGAGGGCGTGTACCGCGCGCTGGCGGCGCTGGGGCGCACCGACTCGGTCACCATCGATCCGCACAAGCTGGGGTTCGTGCCCTACCCGGCGGGCGCGGTCAGCTTCCGCGACGTGCGCGTGCGCGACCTGGTGGCGGTGGAGGCGCCGTACGTGTTCCACGAGGGCGGGAACGCGGCGTCGTACATCGGCCGCTTCATCCTCGAGGGCAGCAAGCCCGGCGCGGCGGCCGCGGCGGTGTGGATGAGCCACAAGGTTCTGCCGCTGGACGCGCGCGGATATGGCCGCCTGGTGGGCGAGACGGCGCGCGGCGCGCACCTCCTGCACCGCCGCATCTCCGCGGGCGACTGGGCGCCGTTCCGGCTGGTGCCGCTCCCCGAGCCCGACCTCAACATCGTCTGCTTCGCGGTGGGCCACCCGTCGCTGGCCACGCTGGAGGAGACGAACGCGCTGGCGGACCGCGTCTACGGCGCCATGAGCGTGGCGGCCGGGCGGTCGGCGCGCGACCTGGAGTACGTGGTGACGAAGACGGTGCTGCGCGCGCACGAATACGGACGCGCCGCGGAGCCCATCGTGCGCGCGCTCGGCTTCACCTTCGACGACTACGAGCGCGCGGGCGGCGTGGCGGTGATCCGCTGCACGGTGATGGATCCGTTCTTCGCGGCGGGGCGGGGGAGGGAGGACTTCGTGGCCGGCTTCGCGCGCGCCCTCCGCAGGGTTCTGGAGCAGGTTCTCTGA